From a region of the Bermanella marisrubri genome:
- a CDS encoding AraC family transcriptional regulator, translated as MYDKTLIEQLLEAAGGEKMGYVDTLLPHVKLYVLDQYQSACPLMYDSGLFFVLQGSKRGKAAGQEFSTSPQTYLLLSNTMPVECETLAQPDEPVVGIYVAFNRDEISRQVHIMESHKIRGEQESDAAEQLNVINSMSTPDRLAVLVSQLAEAMLDPCQLEILGPSFVNQLYYQVLTGPGYHTLKQWVSADSKFSAVTRSIEYMQSNLTKRISVDDLASIAGMSVSAYHHYFKQVTGVSPLQHLKQLRLVRAKDLLVQQKLSASQTAFDVGYESPNQFSREFKRYFGVPPSKAATLPYSGT; from the coding sequence ATGTACGATAAGACGCTGATTGAGCAGCTTTTGGAAGCGGCTGGCGGGGAAAAGATGGGCTATGTGGACACCTTGTTGCCGCATGTAAAGCTGTATGTGCTAGATCAATATCAGTCAGCGTGTCCACTCATGTATGACTCGGGTCTATTTTTCGTGTTGCAGGGTAGTAAGCGCGGTAAAGCCGCAGGGCAGGAGTTTTCAACATCGCCACAAACATACTTATTGCTCAGTAATACTATGCCTGTTGAGTGTGAGACTCTCGCGCAGCCAGATGAGCCAGTTGTAGGCATTTACGTGGCCTTTAATCGTGATGAAATATCTCGACAAGTTCATATCATGGAGTCTCATAAGATCCGAGGCGAACAAGAGAGTGATGCGGCAGAGCAGCTTAATGTGATTAATTCTATGTCGACGCCTGATCGTCTCGCAGTTTTGGTATCTCAGCTTGCCGAAGCCATGCTGGATCCTTGTCAGTTGGAAATTCTTGGACCAAGTTTTGTTAATCAACTTTATTATCAAGTATTAACGGGACCTGGCTATCATACGTTAAAGCAATGGGTATCCGCTGACAGTAAATTCTCCGCGGTGACGCGTTCAATTGAATATATGCAATCGAACTTAACGAAGCGTATTAGCGTTGACGATTTGGCAAGCATCGCTGGTATGAGTGTTTCCGCCTATCATCATTACTTTAAGCAGGTAACGGGCGTATCGCCTTTGCAGCATTTGAAGCAGTTGCGACTGGTGCGAGCGAAAGATTTATTGGTCCAGCAAAAATTAAGTGCAAGTCAAACAGCGTTTGATGTGGGCTATGAAAGTCCCAATCAATTCAGTCGAGAGTTTAAACGTTATTTTGGAGTGCCGCCCAGTAAAGCTGCAACGTTACCCTATTCAGGAACCTAA
- a CDS encoding rod shape-determining protein, with translation MFKKLRGMFSSDLSIDLGTANTLIYEREKGITLNEPSVVAVRTQGNQKSVAAVGHDAKRMLGRTPGNIQAIRPLRDGVIADFQVTEKMLQHFIKKVHESSFWTPSPRVLVCVPCMSTQVERKAIRESCIGAGARKVYLIEEPMAAAIGAGLPVEDASGSMVVDIGGGTTEIAIISLNGVVYSESVKVGGDKFDESIVTYVRRNYGSLIGEATAERIKQEIGTAYPGTEVREIDVRGRNLAEGIPRSFTLNSNEILEALQESLAAIVQAVKSALEQCPPELASDIAERGLVLTGGGALLHHLDRLLSEETGLPVILADDPLTCVARGGGRALETMTDQQLELLASEY, from the coding sequence ATGTTTAAAAAACTAAGAGGGATGTTCTCAAGTGACCTTTCTATTGACTTGGGAACCGCTAACACCCTGATTTATGAACGCGAAAAAGGCATTACTCTGAACGAACCATCCGTTGTAGCGGTTCGGACACAAGGTAATCAGAAGTCCGTGGCGGCTGTTGGTCATGACGCAAAGCGTATGCTTGGCCGTACCCCAGGTAATATTCAAGCTATCCGTCCGTTACGCGATGGTGTTATAGCAGATTTCCAAGTAACTGAAAAAATGCTTCAGCATTTTATTAAAAAAGTGCATGAATCTTCATTTTGGACTCCAAGCCCTCGTGTTTTGGTATGTGTTCCATGTATGTCTACGCAAGTTGAGCGTAAAGCCATTCGCGAATCTTGTATTGGTGCGGGTGCGCGCAAAGTATATTTGATTGAAGAACCTATGGCTGCGGCCATTGGCGCAGGTCTGCCAGTTGAAGATGCTAGTGGTTCAATGGTGGTTGACATCGGTGGTGGTACGACAGAAATCGCGATTATCTCTTTAAATGGTGTGGTCTACAGCGAGTCGGTAAAAGTAGGTGGTGACAAGTTCGATGAATCCATCGTTACCTATGTGCGTCGTAATTATGGTTCCTTGATCGGTGAAGCCACGGCTGAGCGTATCAAGCAAGAGATTGGTACCGCCTATCCGGGTACAGAAGTTCGTGAAATTGATGTCCGTGGTCGTAATTTAGCAGAAGGTATTCCTCGTTCATTCACTTTGAATTCCAACGAAATTCTTGAAGCTCTGCAAGAATCACTAGCCGCTATTGTTCAAGCCGTGAAAAGCGCTCTTGAGCAGTGCCCTCCCGAATTGGCTTCGGATATCGCTGAGCGAGGCTTAGTGCTGACTGGTGGTGGCGCATTACTGCATCATTTGGATAGATTGTTGAGTGAAGAAACCGGTTTACCGGTTATCTTGGCCGATGATCCTTTGACCTGTGTTGCTCGCGGTGGCGGTCGTGCGCTTGAGACTATGACCGATCAACAACTGGAACTTTTGGCTTCTGAATATTAA
- a CDS encoding peroxiredoxin-like family protein gives MKLKAGETFPSITVKDLAGNNVNLNGIEADHCDWKLVVVYRGQHCPMCTRYLNILAQYRDALLNNGVDMIAVSADSKEQLESHLAQLDINFPIAYGLTLEQMQSLGLYISEPRSEKETDHNFAEPGLFVINEKGTIQVIDISNNPFVRPEVDKLVSGLQWIRNPENDYPIRGMYRY, from the coding sequence ATGAAATTAAAAGCTGGTGAAACATTTCCATCCATTACCGTGAAAGATTTAGCGGGTAACAATGTGAATCTTAATGGGATAGAAGCGGATCATTGCGACTGGAAGTTGGTCGTGGTGTATCGCGGACAACATTGCCCCATGTGTACACGCTATCTCAATATCCTAGCTCAATACCGAGATGCCTTATTGAATAACGGTGTTGATATGATTGCCGTGAGCGCGGATTCTAAAGAGCAATTGGAATCGCACCTAGCGCAACTGGATATCAATTTTCCGATAGCGTATGGGTTGACCTTAGAACAGATGCAGTCTTTAGGTCTGTATATTTCAGAACCGAGATCGGAAAAAGAAACCGATCATAACTTTGCAGAACCCGGGCTATTCGTTATCAATGAAAAAGGCACCATTCAGGTAATTGATATATCCAACAACCCCTTTGTACGTCCAGAGGTTGATAAGTTGGTTTCAGGTTTGCAATGGATTCGCAACCCGGAAAATGACTACCCTATTCGCGGTATGTATCGCTACTAA
- the mreD gene encoding rod shape-determining protein MreD — translation MNAYAVILPTFFLAFVLSVLPFPRLIDFIRPEWVAMTLIFWCVLSPGRAGIFLGFFMGLLFDVLHGQLLGQSALALSVLGYLCALMQSRMRIYNPLQQSFMVFVMVGLYLLMSFWIESLMGVDRKTALLWPSVGSALIWPLWYNLLFAIRQFFRA, via the coding sequence ATGAACGCCTATGCTGTCATTTTGCCTACCTTCTTTTTAGCGTTCGTCCTGTCGGTTTTACCCTTTCCGCGTTTGATTGACTTCATTCGCCCCGAATGGGTCGCCATGACTCTTATTTTTTGGTGTGTACTAAGCCCTGGTCGCGCTGGCATCTTCCTTGGCTTTTTTATGGGGTTACTTTTTGATGTGCTTCATGGCCAGCTATTGGGGCAAAGTGCTCTAGCGCTAAGCGTGCTGGGGTATTTATGCGCTTTAATGCAATCAAGAATGCGTATTTATAACCCGTTACAGCAAAGCTTTATGGTATTCGTCATGGTTGGCTTATATCTTTTAATGAGTTTCTGGATCGAATCCCTGATGGGGGTTGATCGTAAGACAGCTTTGTTATGGCCCAGTGTGGGGAGTGCTCTTATTTGGCCGCTTTGGTACAACTTGCTATTTGCTATACGACAGTTCTTTAGGGCGTAG
- the gatB gene encoding Asp-tRNA(Asn)/Glu-tRNA(Gln) amidotransferase subunit GatB: MEWEVVIGLEIHAQLATKSKIFSGSSTEFGAEPNTQASLVDLGLPGVLPVFNEEALRMAVKFGLAIDAEIGKVSVFDRKNYFYPDSPKGYQTTQLHHPIVGMGHIDIDLEDGTTKRINVTRAHLEEDAGKSLHEDFHGMSGIDLNRAGTPLIEIVSEPEIRSAKEAAAYFKKMHSIVTYLGICDGDLSQGSMRCDCNVSLRPKGQEEFGTRTEIKNVNSFRFVEQAINVEIERQMDILEDGGEIVQETRLFDPVKMETRSMRSKEVENDYRYFPCPDLLPVVIDDDYIQAINDSLPELPDQKKQRFMDEHGLSEYDAGVLSATRAIADYFEAVAAKCGDFKLAANWVMGELSAALNKNEVEIQDSPISAKQLGQMLVRIKDDTISGKGGKTLFQALWEQQGDDVDALIDSLGLKQVTDTGAIEAIVEDVIANNQAQVDQYVNAEPDKRGKMIGFFVGQVMKASKGTANPGMANKMLKEKLDAKC, translated from the coding sequence ATGGAATGGGAAGTAGTGATTGGCCTTGAGATTCATGCTCAATTGGCCACGAAATCAAAAATCTTTTCAGGTTCGAGCACCGAGTTTGGTGCCGAGCCAAATACACAGGCATCACTCGTAGACTTAGGTTTACCGGGTGTTTTACCTGTATTCAATGAAGAAGCACTGCGCATGGCAGTGAAATTCGGCTTAGCGATCGATGCAGAAATCGGCAAGGTGTCTGTGTTCGACCGTAAAAACTATTTTTACCCAGATTCACCCAAGGGCTATCAAACCACTCAGCTGCATCACCCTATTGTTGGTATGGGTCATATTGATATCGACCTTGAAGATGGCACGACGAAACGCATCAATGTGACTCGCGCCCACCTTGAAGAAGACGCAGGTAAGTCATTGCACGAAGACTTTCATGGCATGTCCGGCATCGACTTAAACCGCGCTGGCACACCATTGATTGAAATCGTATCTGAACCAGAAATTCGCAGCGCTAAAGAAGCGGCAGCGTATTTCAAAAAGATGCACAGCATCGTAACGTATCTTGGTATTTGCGACGGCGATCTTTCACAAGGTTCTATGCGTTGTGACTGTAACGTATCTTTACGTCCAAAAGGCCAAGAAGAATTTGGTACTCGTACCGAAATCAAAAACGTCAATAGCTTCCGTTTTGTAGAGCAAGCCATTAACGTTGAAATTGAACGTCAAATGGACATCCTTGAAGACGGTGGCGAAATCGTTCAAGAGACCCGTCTTTTTGATCCAGTGAAAATGGAAACGCGCTCCATGCGCTCAAAAGAAGTAGAAAATGATTACCGCTACTTCCCATGTCCTGATCTATTGCCTGTGGTGATTGACGATGATTATATTCAGGCGATCAATGATTCTTTACCCGAACTACCGGATCAAAAAAAGCAACGCTTCATGGATGAGCACGGCTTAAGTGAATACGATGCCGGTGTGCTCAGTGCTACTCGCGCCATCGCCGATTACTTTGAAGCCGTGGCGGCAAAATGTGGCGACTTCAAGTTGGCCGCCAACTGGGTCATGGGTGAATTATCCGCTGCGTTAAATAAAAACGAAGTGGAAATTCAAGATAGCCCAATTAGCGCAAAGCAACTTGGTCAAATGCTGGTACGTATTAAAGACGATACGATTTCAGGTAAAGGCGGCAAGACGCTATTCCAAGCGCTTTGGGAACAGCAAGGCGATGACGTGGATGCCTTGATCGATAGCTTGGGTCTAAAACAAGTGACGGATACAGGTGCTATTGAAGCCATTGTTGAAGACGTCATTGCTAACAACCAAGCGCAAGTAGATCAGTATGTGAATGCTGAGCCAGATAAGCGCGGTAAAATGATTGGCTTCTTTGTCGGTCAAGTTATGAAAGCGTCCAAGGGTACAGCAAACCCTGGCATGGCCAACAAAATGCTGAAAGAGAAGCTAGACGCAAAATGCTAA
- the rng gene encoding ribonuclease G, whose amino-acid sequence MNTEILLNVTPTETRMGLVENGVLQEVSIERSNRRGIVGNIYKGKVVRVLPGMQAAFVDVGLERAAFIHAADIHGPAKDSEAAKRQPDAITSLVHEGQSLVVQVTKDPIGTKGARLTTHLSIPSRYLVFMPYSQHVGISQRIEDEGERDRLRKLVLSCMEAEGLSDECGFILRTAAEGAGEDEILMDTRYLQRVWGKVQERMKSADAPSVIYEELPLHLRTFRDFIRPEVDKVLIDSRENFSKAQEFAQSFVPEVENKLEYYPGERPIFDLYAVEDEIQKALERKVQLKSGGYLIIDQTEAMTTIDVNTGGFVGHRNLEETIFKTNLEAATVIGRQLRLRNLGGIIILDFIDMEDVEHQRQVLRMLEKVLEKDHAKTKISQVSELGLVEMTRKRTRESLGQMICEPCHHCDGRGTIKTAETICYEIFRELLREARAYDANGYLVLASQGVIDLFLDEESQSLADLENFIGKTIKLQVEPLYSQEQYDVILQ is encoded by the coding sequence ATGAATACGGAAATCTTATTAAATGTAACCCCCACAGAGACTCGAATGGGTCTTGTGGAAAACGGGGTATTGCAGGAAGTTAGTATCGAACGCAGTAACCGTCGCGGTATCGTTGGCAATATCTACAAAGGTAAAGTCGTGCGTGTCTTGCCCGGTATGCAAGCTGCATTTGTTGACGTAGGTTTAGAGCGCGCCGCTTTTATACACGCAGCAGATATTCATGGTCCGGCGAAAGATAGTGAGGCAGCCAAGCGCCAGCCGGATGCTATCACTAGTTTGGTGCATGAGGGCCAAAGCCTTGTAGTGCAAGTGACAAAAGATCCCATAGGTACCAAAGGGGCGCGACTTACGACGCATCTTTCAATTCCCTCCCGTTATCTCGTATTTATGCCGTACTCTCAGCATGTAGGAATCAGCCAACGAATTGAAGACGAGGGGGAGCGTGATCGCCTACGGAAATTAGTGTTGTCCTGTATGGAAGCGGAAGGTTTAAGTGATGAGTGCGGTTTTATTCTTCGTACTGCTGCTGAAGGTGCCGGAGAAGATGAAATTCTTATGGATACCCGCTACTTGCAGCGCGTTTGGGGTAAAGTTCAGGAGCGTATGAAATCTGCGGACGCTCCAAGTGTGATTTACGAAGAGTTACCGCTGCATTTACGTACATTCCGCGATTTTATTCGCCCTGAGGTGGATAAAGTATTAATTGATAGTCGTGAAAACTTTTCAAAGGCGCAGGAATTTGCGCAATCGTTCGTGCCGGAAGTCGAGAATAAATTGGAGTATTATCCTGGCGAACGTCCCATTTTCGATTTGTATGCGGTTGAAGATGAAATTCAAAAGGCGCTTGAGCGCAAAGTCCAATTAAAATCAGGGGGCTACCTGATTATTGATCAAACTGAAGCCATGACCACCATTGATGTGAATACGGGTGGGTTTGTTGGTCATCGTAATTTAGAAGAAACCATTTTCAAAACTAACCTTGAAGCAGCCACCGTCATTGGTCGTCAATTAAGACTGCGTAATCTTGGCGGTATTATCATTCTAGATTTTATCGATATGGAGGATGTGGAGCATCAGCGTCAAGTCCTTCGGATGCTAGAAAAAGTATTAGAAAAAGATCACGCGAAAACCAAAATCTCCCAAGTATCGGAGTTGGGTTTGGTTGAAATGACGCGCAAACGTACCCGAGAAAGCTTGGGGCAAATGATTTGTGAACCCTGTCATCACTGTGACGGTCGCGGCACTATTAAAACTGCGGAAACCATTTGCTATGAGATCTTTCGAGAGCTTTTAAGAGAAGCCCGTGCGTATGATGCTAACGGTTATTTAGTATTAGCGTCACAAGGTGTTATTGATCTCTTCCTTGATGAAGAAAGCCAAAGTCTAGCGGACCTTGAAAACTTTATTGGCAAGACTATCAAGTTGCAAGTGGAGCCTTTATACAGTCAAGAGCAGTACGACGTTATACTACAATAG
- a CDS encoding Maf family protein — MADLILASASPRRKELLQQIGVNIAIRPVDIDETVLANESAKDYVVRLAREKAEACHEQERPVLGSDTCVVVDDEILGKPQSKEAAIAMLTRLSGRSHEVFSGVAIRQGTRLDVRYVATRVTFKTLTAAQIEAYVATEEPMDKAGSYGIQGMGAVLVERIHGSFSNVVGLPLETVAAMLDSFSVPYWQT; from the coding sequence ATGGCAGATCTGATATTGGCGTCCGCATCACCCCGTCGAAAAGAATTATTACAGCAAATAGGGGTCAATATTGCTATAAGGCCTGTTGACATTGATGAAACCGTTTTGGCAAACGAAAGCGCTAAAGACTATGTCGTGCGTTTGGCTAGAGAGAAGGCTGAAGCTTGCCATGAGCAAGAGCGACCTGTGTTGGGCAGTGATACATGTGTTGTTGTTGACGATGAAATTTTGGGTAAGCCGCAAAGCAAGGAAGCCGCTATCGCCATGTTAACAAGACTATCCGGGCGTAGTCATGAGGTATTTAGTGGCGTTGCGATTCGTCAAGGTACGCGGCTCGATGTACGTTATGTTGCCACTAGGGTGACCTTTAAGACGTTAACAGCCGCACAAATAGAGGCCTACGTGGCCACTGAAGAGCCTATGGACAAAGCAGGTTCGTATGGTATTCAGGGTATGGGTGCCGTATTGGTCGAGCGTATCCACGGAAGTTTTAGTAACGTGGTGGGATTGCCGCTTGAGACGGTAGCCGCCATGCTAGACAGTTTTAGTGTGCCTTATTGGCAAACTTGA
- the mreC gene encoding rod shape-determining protein MreC, whose product MFSSGPTLGYRLILSAFICLVLLLADRHLAPTVHLRNALGFFVTPVHWVAGLPMQLGLWAEESTVSRTELLDENRRLKNEALVLKQKVQQMVSLRAENNRLRELLNASEQLDDDVLVAELIGVDPDPYTHEVILNKGSEQGVFVGQPILDAQGLMGQVIEVLPYTSRVLLLADSNHAIPVQVNRNGLRSIVVGTGKLDELALVYVPDTADIRKGDLLVSSGLGSRYPKGYPVAEITKVEHDPGEPFAIVRAKPTAFLDRSRYLLMVFSAESRLPTIESEGL is encoded by the coding sequence ATTTTCTCGTCTGGTCCGACGTTAGGCTATCGTCTTATTTTGTCGGCATTCATCTGCTTGGTTTTATTGCTCGCGGATAGGCATCTTGCGCCTACCGTTCACTTGCGTAACGCCCTCGGCTTTTTTGTCACTCCCGTTCACTGGGTTGCCGGTTTACCAATGCAATTGGGGTTGTGGGCGGAGGAATCTACGGTATCTCGCACCGAGCTTTTAGATGAAAATCGACGCTTAAAAAATGAAGCCTTGGTTTTAAAGCAGAAAGTGCAACAAATGGTCTCGTTGCGAGCAGAAAATAATCGATTGCGCGAACTGCTTAATGCGTCCGAGCAATTGGACGATGATGTACTCGTTGCTGAGCTCATAGGTGTTGACCCAGATCCTTATACTCATGAGGTGATTTTAAACAAAGGCTCAGAACAAGGGGTTTTTGTGGGGCAGCCAATCTTAGATGCGCAAGGTCTGATGGGGCAGGTGATTGAAGTATTGCCTTATACCAGTCGTGTTCTGTTACTGGCCGATAGCAATCATGCCATTCCGGTTCAAGTTAATCGTAATGGTCTGCGCAGTATTGTTGTCGGGACCGGAAAATTAGACGAATTGGCTTTGGTTTATGTGCCAGATACGGCAGATATTCGAAAAGGCGATTTGTTAGTCAGTTCAGGCTTAGGCAGTCGATACCCCAAGGGCTACCCTGTGGCCGAAATCACCAAAGTTGAACACGACCCTGGAGAGCCATTTGCTATCGTACGAGCCAAACCTACCGCATTCTTGGATCGTTCGCGCTATCTGCTGATGGTGTTCTCTGCTGAAAGTCGTTTGCCCACTATCGAATCGGAGGGTCTGTAA
- the gatC gene encoding Asp-tRNA(Asn)/Glu-tRNA(Gln) amidotransferase subunit GatC, whose protein sequence is MALDSKDVKNIANLARLALDDQQIEQYRTDLSNILDLVEQMNAVDTGDVQPLAHPTDAVQRLRADVVTESNQREKYMANAPAQEQGLFLVPKVVE, encoded by the coding sequence ATGGCGCTCGATAGCAAAGATGTGAAAAACATCGCAAATCTGGCTCGTTTGGCACTGGACGATCAACAGATCGAACAATATCGCACGGACCTTAGTAACATTCTTGATCTAGTCGAACAAATGAATGCCGTCGATACCGGCGATGTTCAACCTTTGGCTCACCCAACTGATGCAGTACAACGACTGCGTGCAGACGTTGTTACCGAGTCTAACCAACGAGAGAAATACATGGCCAATGCACCTGCGCAAGAGCAAGGCCTATTTCTCGTTCCCAAAGTTGTTGAATAA
- the gatA gene encoding Asp-tRNA(Asn)/Glu-tRNA(Gln) amidotransferase subunit GatA — MHNLTLAEISKGLETGEFTSVEVTQHFLDRIKQLDQGENGLNSFITVCEEQALADAKAADERRAAGNATPWTGVPFAHKDIFCTDGVLTTCASKMLSNFVPPYDATIVEKFKQQGAVCLGKTNMDEFAMGSSNESSFFGEVKNPWNQKAIPGGSSGGSAAAVAARLAPAATGTDTGGSIRQPSALTNLTGLKPTYGRCSRWGMIAFASSLDQAGPMAQTAEDAAMMLNVMAGFDEKDSTSVEQPDTDFTANLNDDIKGKVIGLPKEFFPESLDGEMASKMREAIAEFEKLGCTVKEIDLPSTDLAIPAYYVVAPAECSANLSRMDGVRFGYRCNDPKDVEDLYKRSRGEGFGDEVKRRIMVGTFALSTGFYDAYYVKAQKIRRLIKNDFVKAFEDVDYIMGPTTPSPAFNIGEKNDDPVSMYMEDKFTLSCNLAGLPGMSIPAGQINGLPVGLQIMGNYWDEAGMLNMAHQFQQVTEHHKQSPDGF; from the coding sequence ATGCATAACCTAACCCTAGCTGAAATTTCAAAAGGCTTAGAAACCGGTGAATTCACCAGCGTCGAAGTCACACAACATTTTCTTGATCGCATAAAACAACTGGATCAAGGAGAAAATGGCCTAAATAGTTTTATTACCGTATGCGAAGAGCAAGCGCTAGCCGATGCAAAAGCCGCTGATGAACGTCGAGCGGCAGGTAATGCCACTCCATGGACTGGCGTCCCTTTCGCACACAAGGACATTTTTTGTACAGATGGTGTTCTCACCACCTGCGCAAGCAAAATGCTCAGCAACTTTGTTCCTCCCTATGACGCCACCATTGTCGAAAAGTTTAAACAGCAAGGTGCCGTTTGTTTAGGTAAGACCAATATGGACGAATTTGCCATGGGCTCCTCTAACGAAAGCTCGTTCTTTGGTGAAGTTAAAAACCCATGGAACCAAAAAGCCATTCCAGGCGGTTCTTCCGGTGGTAGCGCTGCGGCCGTGGCGGCCCGTTTAGCACCTGCCGCAACCGGTACGGATACAGGTGGTTCTATTCGTCAACCATCAGCATTGACCAACCTAACCGGCTTGAAACCCACCTATGGTCGCTGCTCCCGTTGGGGCATGATCGCGTTTGCCTCTTCGCTAGACCAAGCGGGTCCGATGGCGCAAACCGCTGAAGACGCAGCAATGATGCTCAATGTAATGGCTGGCTTTGATGAAAAAGACAGCACCAGTGTTGAGCAACCAGACACTGACTTCACCGCTAACCTTAATGACGATATTAAAGGCAAGGTCATTGGTTTACCCAAAGAGTTTTTCCCTGAAAGCCTTGATGGGGAAATGGCCAGCAAAATGCGCGAAGCCATTGCGGAATTTGAAAAACTGGGCTGTACCGTTAAAGAAATCGACCTGCCAAGTACCGATCTTGCTATTCCTGCTTATTATGTTGTGGCGCCTGCCGAGTGCAGTGCCAACCTGTCACGTATGGATGGTGTTCGCTTTGGCTATCGCTGCAATGATCCAAAAGACGTTGAAGATTTATATAAGCGCAGTCGTGGAGAAGGTTTTGGCGACGAAGTTAAACGCCGCATCATGGTAGGTACTTTCGCACTTTCAACGGGTTTTTATGATGCCTATTATGTTAAAGCACAAAAAATTCGCCGCTTAATAAAAAACGATTTTGTTAAAGCGTTTGAAGACGTGGATTACATCATGGGACCAACGACACCGAGCCCTGCGTTTAACATTGGCGAGAAAAACGACGACCCTGTTTCCATGTATATGGAAGACAAATTTACCCTTTCTTGTAACCTTGCCGGCTTACCTGGCATGTCGATTCCGGCAGGTCAAATTAATGGTCTACCGGTTGGTTTACAAATCATGGGTAACTATTGGGATGAGGCTGGCATGTTAAACATGGCGCATCAATTCCAACAGGTAACAGAGCATCACAAGCAAAGCCCAGACGGCTTTTAA
- a CDS encoding NAD(P)H-dependent oxidoreductase encodes MKNIFIINAHTYYPFAEGKLNSSLIERMSEQLKSKGYDIRLQHVEDEYSVDEQVELHKWADVVIVQAPVNWMGMPWKMKKYMDEVYTQGMMGELSAGDGRSEQAPKEGYGSGGLLTGKKYMLSLTFNAPAEAFDDKAQYLFEGKSVDDLFFPSHMNFKFFAMEPLPTFACYDVMKNPEIEKDFERLTSHINDIF; translated from the coding sequence ATGAAAAACATCTTTATTATTAACGCACACACCTATTACCCATTTGCCGAGGGTAAGCTGAATAGTAGCCTGATTGAACGCATGTCAGAGCAACTCAAAAGCAAAGGCTATGACATTCGTCTACAACACGTGGAAGATGAATATTCGGTAGATGAACAGGTAGAACTGCACAAATGGGCCGATGTGGTCATTGTTCAAGCCCCAGTTAACTGGATGGGCATGCCATGGAAAATGAAAAAATACATGGATGAGGTTTATACCCAAGGCATGATGGGTGAATTAAGTGCAGGCGATGGTCGCTCAGAGCAAGCGCCAAAAGAAGGTTATGGCTCTGGCGGCTTGCTAACAGGTAAAAAATACATGCTTTCACTCACATTTAATGCACCAGCAGAGGCATTCGATGACAAGGCGCAATACTTATTTGAAGGCAAAAGCGTAGATGACTTGTTCTTCCCATCTCATATGAACTTCAAGTTCTTTGCCATGGAACCGCTACCGACGTTTGCATGCTATGACGTGATGAAGAACCCTGAAATCGAAAAAGATTTTGAACGCCTAACATCGCATATTAATGACATCTTTTAA